In Leptotrichia sp. oral taxon 221, the DNA window TATTCATGCTGCACCGTATACTACGTCAACAGTTCATTCAAAATCAATTTCTAAAAATGGAGGAACTGCATTTTATAGAGGACTTCTTAAAGTTGAAAAAAATGCACACAATTGTAAATCAACAGTTGAATGTGAGTCATTAATGTTGGATAATCAATCGAGATCAGACACTATACCAATAATTGATATTAAAAATGATAGCGTAGATATAGGACATGAAGCAAAAATTGGAAGAATTAGTGATGAAGCGATATTTTATTTGATGTCAAGAGGAATCAGTGAGGATGAGGCTAAAGCGATGATTGTAAGAGGATTTGTTGAGCCAATTTCAAAAGAATTACCGCTTGAGTATGCAGTAGAATTGAATAAATTGATTGAATTGGAATTAGAAGGAACAATTGGATAAGAAAGATAACGACGATGAAGGAGAAAAAAAGATGTTAAACGAAACAAGTTTAAAAAATCTTGAGAATAGTGAATATAGATTAGAAATTTTTAAAAAATATTCTGCACTTGAGAAACCAGCTTGGAAAAGAGTGGACTATAAATATGAAGAACCAGCAGAATATAAGGATTTTAATAATACTACATTGAGAAATGATAAACAACAAGGGTTAGAAGTAAAAGATATAAAAAATTCTTTGGAAGATTTGAAAAGATTAGAGAGTGAAAATGAATATGGTTTAGGAGAATTTTTCAAATTACAAAATTTTGCTTTTTACAATGAAGGGAAATTTGTAAAAGTAAATAGAAAAACTGATGTAAAAGAGCCTGTTTATATCACTTATACGACTAATAAAGAAAATAATTTTTTAGTAGATTACAATGTAATTGAAGTTGAAGATTTTGCGAAAGTGACAATTATTTTAACTTATACTTCAGGAGATGAGGAAGCAGCTTACCGTAATGGAGTTATTAGAGTATTTGCAGGTCAAAACTCAGAAGTAAATTTGGTGAAAATTCAAACATTGAATACTAATAGTTCAAATTTTGAATCATCAAAAATTGAAACATTGGGTCAAGGAAAAGTGACTTATTCGAGCATTGAGTTGGGTGCAAAAATAAATGGAATTAGCCATAAAACATATTTATTGGAAGATTCGGCAGAAACTTATATTTTACCAGGATATTTGGCAGATGCTGATAGAAAATTGGATTTAGAATATTCTGTTGTGTTTAAAGGTAGAAGAACAATCGGAGAAATTCATGGAAAAGGAGCGGTAAAAGATACTGCTATGAAAGTATTTAGAGGAAATATGTACTTTGAAAGAGGTGCATCAAAATCTGAAGGAAGAGAGGGAGAATTTGCGATTTTGCTTGATAAAAATGTAAGAGTTCATGCAATTCCAACTTTATTCTGTAAAGAAGACGATGTAATTGGAGAACATTATGCTTCGATAGGAAAAGTAGATGAAGCACAATTATTTTATTTGATGAGTAGAGGGCTTTCAGAAGGTAGAGCTAAAAAATTAATTGTAGAATCATCATTTAGACCGATTTTTGAAAATATCAATGATGAAGCTATTAGAAATCATCTTTTAGAAGAATTGGAAAGTAGAATATAGACATTAGTAAGATTTAAGAAAAAAAGATTTGCAAACGATACCCACTTAGTGCTATGATAGTATGGTACAAGTGGGTAAATTTATAATAAAAGTTTTCTTTAAAAATATAAATTTAAAAATTACAATGATATTTTAAATAGAAATATTATCAATCAAAGTATTCAAAACTATTTAAAATTGTGTAAATTTAATAGTTGAGTAAAATAGTCATAGTTTTAAAGCAGTTTTACTATAAACAATAAATAAAAAAATGCAATTGAAAAAAATTTTACAAAAATTAAAAGAGAAGAGAAATAATTTTAAGAAAGGAAGGAAATATGGACTATAAAAAGAAATTTCCAATATTTAGTAATATTGAGAGTCATTATTTAGATACAGCTGCTACTGCTCAAAAGCCAAAAGTAGTGCTTGATAAAGTGGTTGAATATTATGAGAATGATAATGGGAATCCTGGGAGAGGTTCACATGCGTTATCAATAAAAGCGGAAGAGCTTTTGACTGATGCGAGAAAAACTGTGCAAAAATTTATAAATGCGAAAAAGACTGAAGAAATTATTTTTACAAAAAGTACGACTGAATCGATTAATTTGATTGCTTATTCATATGGATTAGACTATATAAATGAAGGTGATGAAATTATTCTTGGAATTTCAAACCATCATGCGAATATTGTACCTTGGCAGTTCATTGCGAAGAAGAAAAAGGCGAAATTGAAATATGTTTATTTGGATGATAATGATCAATTTGATTTGAATGATTTTAAGTATAAGATGTCAGATAAAACGAAGATTGTTGCGGTTTCAGCAGTTGTGAATGTGACAGGAGTTATTCAGCCTATAAAAGAAATTATTGAGATTGCACATAAGTGGAATGCTTTGGTTGTAGTTGATGCGGCTCAATCAGTACTTCATTTCAAACATGATGTTCAAGAGCTTGATGCTGATTTTCTTGTGTTTTCAGGGCATAAAATTTTTGCACCGATGGGAATTGGAGTGATGTATGGAAAAGAGGAGATTTTGAATAAAATGTCGCCATTTTTGTATGGTGGAGATATGATAGAATTTGTGACAGAGCAAGATTCGACATTCGCACAGTTGCCTAATAAATTTGAGGGTGGAACGCAAAATGTTGGTGGAGCAGTTGGACTTCAAGAGGCGATTAATTTTTTAGAAGAAATAGGTTATGAGAAAATTAATGAAGTTGAGGCTAGATTGTATGAAAAAGCGATGAAAGAGATGAACAAATTAGGATTTATCGAGACTTATTCTGATGAAAATGTTGAAAAAACAGGAGTTATTGCGTTTAATGTGAAAGGTGTTCACTCGCATGATGTTTCATTTATCCTTGATTCGTATGATGTTGCGATAAGATCGGGTCATCATTGTGCTCAGCCTTTGATGAGTTATTTAGATGTACCATCTTGTTGTCGTGTAAGTTTTAGTATTTATAATGATGAGAAAGATGTTGATAAATTAATTGAAGGACTAAAAAAAGTTGGAGAGATTTTTTTATCGAAAGATGAATCGGAAAATTAATAGATTGAGAAATTTGATGTTTTAAGAAAGGAGTACGAAAAAGTGAATTTAGAAAAAATTTACCAGCAGACAATTTTAGAATATAGTGGTAAAAAGGATTTGAATAGAGAAATGGAAAATCCAACTTATGTGGAAAGGGGTCATAATCCAAATTGTGGAGATGACTTGACATTAGAAGTAAAGGTTAATGAGGATAATGTTATCGAGGATGCTGCGTTTATCGGAACTGGATGTGCGATTTCAACGGCTTCGATGGCAATGCTAATTGATTTGATAAAAGGTAAAACGATGAAAGAGGCTGAAGAAAAGGTTAATCTATTTTTCAAAATGATGGA includes these proteins:
- the sufD gene encoding Fe-S cluster assembly protein SufD; protein product: MDKKDNDDEGEKKMLNETSLKNLENSEYRLEIFKKYSALEKPAWKRVDYKYEEPAEYKDFNNTTLRNDKQQGLEVKDIKNSLEDLKRLESENEYGLGEFFKLQNFAFYNEGKFVKVNRKTDVKEPVYITYTTNKENNFLVDYNVIEVEDFAKVTIILTYTSGDEEAAYRNGVIRVFAGQNSEVNLVKIQTLNTNSSNFESSKIETLGQGKVTYSSIELGAKINGISHKTYLLEDSAETYILPGYLADADRKLDLEYSVVFKGRRTIGEIHGKGAVKDTAMKVFRGNMYFERGASKSEGREGEFAILLDKNVRVHAIPTLFCKEDDVIGEHYASIGKVDEAQLFYLMSRGLSEGRAKKLIVESSFRPIFENINDEAIRNHLLEELESRI
- a CDS encoding SufS family cysteine desulfurase, translating into MDYKKKFPIFSNIESHYLDTAATAQKPKVVLDKVVEYYENDNGNPGRGSHALSIKAEELLTDARKTVQKFINAKKTEEIIFTKSTTESINLIAYSYGLDYINEGDEIILGISNHHANIVPWQFIAKKKKAKLKYVYLDDNDQFDLNDFKYKMSDKTKIVAVSAVVNVTGVIQPIKEIIEIAHKWNALVVVDAAQSVLHFKHDVQELDADFLVFSGHKIFAPMGIGVMYGKEEILNKMSPFLYGGDMIEFVTEQDSTFAQLPNKFEGGTQNVGGAVGLQEAINFLEEIGYEKINEVEARLYEKAMKEMNKLGFIETYSDENVEKTGVIAFNVKGVHSHDVSFILDSYDVAIRSGHHCAQPLMSYLDVPSCCRVSFSIYNDEKDVDKLIEGLKKVGEIFLSKDESEN
- the sufU gene encoding Fe-S cluster assembly sulfur transfer protein SufU; translated protein: MNLEKIYQQTILEYSGKKDLNREMENPTYVERGHNPNCGDDLTLEVKVNEDNVIEDAAFIGTGCAISTASMAMLIDLIKGKTMKEAEEKVNLFFKMMDISEDKEKLTSEEMKKLGDAVLLEYVAKMPARVKCATLSWHSLKVIVDKSK